A genomic window from Bubalus bubalis isolate 160015118507 breed Murrah chromosome X, NDDB_SH_1, whole genome shotgun sequence includes:
- the LOC102411110 gene encoding zinc finger protein 671 gives MADAAPHTDSLRSIVTFEDVFIHFTREEWDLLTESQKRLYLKTMVNNFSLVMSVGLESSRYRLISPPEPESAPEVPARIGIAAAVAEHQNLTLERGLKRLGNVLSPCCT, from the exons ATGGCGGACGCTGCACCACACACGGACTCCCTCAGAAGCATTGTGACCTTTGAGGATGTATTCATACACTTTACCAGAGAGGAGTGGGACCTGCTCACCGAGAGTCAAAAACGCCTGTACCTTAAGACGATGGTGAACAACTTTTCACTGGTAATGTCAGTGGGACTTGAAAGTTCCAGATATCGTTTAATTTCTCCACCAGAGCCAGAGAGCGCACCCGAGGTTCCTGCCAGGATAGGCATAGCTGCGGCAGTGGCAGAG caccaGAACCTTACACTAGAGAGAGGCCTTAAGAGACTGGGGAATGTGCTTTCTCCTTGCTGTACATAG